One region of Nothobranchius furzeri strain GRZ-AD chromosome 16, NfurGRZ-RIMD1, whole genome shotgun sequence genomic DNA includes:
- the LOC107396638 gene encoding uncharacterized protein, whose amino-acid sequence MEDPLGSGPQLVQESYDTEPIDVDVWDEQQKQSLAAEIPTLRPLNSCPSTPAPDFLLPLGLKPGPQPSFSTSDLQTWSLGSNPDRVQQDAVPGWDSPLRFHGYPIEEYQAIYHSVVDPMLRKRNGKRRKYSQKLGRQIKKRLSKRLSHPQLKVRETVGGLLLIEESKAVAKLPHLDVSDEPKVNVPNCSDTQPTAETSAAAV is encoded by the exons ATGGAAGAT CCTCTGGGATCAGGTCCCCAGCTGGTCCAGGAGTCTTATGACACGGAACCCATAGATGTGGATGTTTGGGATGAACAGCAGAAG CAGTCCCTTGCTGCTGAGATTCCCACTCTTCGGCCCCTCAACTCCTGTCCCTCCACACCTGCTCCGGACTTTCTCCTCCCCCTTGGTTTAAAGCCAGGACCCCAGCCTTCCTTTTCCACCTCAGACCTCCAGACCTGGAGTTTGGGATCCAACCCTGATCGTGTCCAGCAGGATGCAGTCCCAGGATGGGACTCGCCCCTTCGGTTCCATGGCTATCCTATTGAAGAGTACCAAGCTATTTACCACTCTGTGGTAGATCCCATGCTGAG AAAAAGAAATGGCAAACGTCGTAAATACAGCCAGAAGTTGGGAAGACAAATAAAAAAGAGACTTTCGAAAAGACTGAGCCATCCGCAGCTGAAGGTGAGAGAGACAGTGGGTGGACTCCTTCTGATTGAAGAGTCTAAAGCGGTGGCAAAGCTACCACATCTGGATGTTTCTGATGAACCAAAAGTGAATGTACCAAACTGCAGCGACACCCAAccaacagctgaaacatcagCAGCCGCAGTTTGA